A genomic window from Solanum stenotomum isolate F172 chromosome 10, ASM1918654v1, whole genome shotgun sequence includes:
- the LOC125841778 gene encoding 3-oxoacyl-[acyl-carrier-protein] synthase I, chloroplastic-like produces the protein MNATKSMIGHCLGAAGGLEAIATVKAIKTGWLHPSINQFNTEPSVEFDTVPNKKQQHEINVAISNSFGFGGHNSVVVFSDFKP, from the exons ATGAATGCAACCAAG TCCATGATAGGCCACTGCCTGGGTGCTGCTGGTGGCCTGGAAGCTATTGCAACAGTTAAAGCCATTAAAACTGGCTGGCTGCATCCTTCCATAAACCAATTC AACACTGAGCCTTCAGTTGAGTTCGATACCGTTCCAAACAAGAAACAGCAGCATGAGATCAATGTTG CAATCTCAAATTCATTTGGTTTTGGTGGTCACAACTCTGTTGTTGTGTTTTCTGATTTCAAGCCCTGA